The genomic segment GGCACCATCGCGGTGGATATGAATCGCACGCATGCGGCCAATCCTCTATGGCTGCACCATGCGCGCTTTCACGTGGTGTGGCAAGCGGCGACGACCGTGGGGCTCGCGATCATCGAGCTTGCCCTCCTGTTCGGTTCCGGTCCCATCACGCCGTTGCATTTCTACCTGGCGCTGGCATTGTCTGCTCTGCCTGCATTCGGCTTCTTTGTGGCTCTGGTCACGCGCGGCATTTACGGCGGCGCTCTGTCCGACCCGAACGGGATCCGGCCGCTGATGATCGGCAGGACTCTCCAAATCGACCTCAACCTGGTCGCCGAAATCGCAGTCTTGATTGTGCTCGGCGCGATTGTGTTGTTGTTCCGCTCCTGACGAATTCTGCGTTCCGTGCTGTCGAAGCGAAACAGGGTGCGGTCGCTTCAGCTTTCCACGTAATCCCAGAAGGCGTCGGTCAGCTCGGCGCCATGCTCATTCAGAATGCGGCGCGAAGCGCGTTCGACCTCTTCGACGAGTCCGTGCAGATACTCGCGCGATCGCGAGATGGCCACCACGCCTACGGTAGCCGATTGCCAGGTCACAGCTTCGTCCATCTCGGCAACGGAGATGTTGAATCCCTGCCGCAGCTGATCCTTGAGCGAGCGCACAACCTGACGCCGGTCCTTGAGGGACTGGGCGTGCTCGATCCGGATCTCCAATGTCAGCTGAGCGACCGGCATGGGTCAGGTGGACTTTTTCACCGACAGTGTAATGCGCGAACGTCTCACGATGGAACCTTTTTCTCCGCGGAGCGCCCCGGAAATCTTCTACGTCTTCGTCATCCGGTTCCGCAGCCGCTTCAGAACGTTAGGCGGCACCAGGCCGGTTACGTCGCCGCCGAAGCTGAAGACCTCCTTCACCATGCGCGAGCTCACAAAGGAGTAGCGTCCCGCCGGCTGCAGAAAGACAGTTTCGATATCGGGCGCGAGCCGCCGGTTCATCAAGGCCATCTGGAATTCGTATTCATAGTCGGAGATGGCGCGGATGCCCCGCAGCACCGCGTTCGCTTCCTGC from the Occallatibacter riparius genome contains:
- the coaD gene encoding pantetheine-phosphate adenylyltransferase, giving the protein MPVKAIYPGTFDPPTNGHVDLIQRGSKLFDHLVVAVLNNPGKDPLFTVSERVEMLEEATRTLGNVSVARFNGLMVDFARQQEANAVLRGIRAISDYEYEFQMALMNRRLAPDIETVFLQPAGRYSFVSSRMVKEVFSFGGDVTGLVPPNVLKRLRNRMTKT
- a CDS encoding DUF503 domain-containing protein, which translates into the protein MPVAQLTLEIRIEHAQSLKDRRQVVRSLKDQLRQGFNISVAEMDEAVTWQSATVGVVAISRSREYLHGLVEEVERASRRILNEHGAELTDAFWDYVES